Proteins encoded together in one Fimbriiglobus ruber window:
- a CDS encoding WD40 repeat domain-containing protein has product MEPTPKGPGVIIPVGPNLSQTVTAAGCLPARRMIWAATPVGLNVWTGPFLPGSIPDPPADVARLPVGPAAVGPNGNWAVLAAAGTESAWVCDLTQIKNGRSVRLVPGVDQVRASDFRLAPGSPKVWQDFPAHKIHVGSISRVGPLSDPRSFYTVSNEPGSTGRQTDTLVLWKVEPDGKAVRGGAWPLPDSLAFAPHPDGKRMLVGGTLDRRAGFVDLATGKEIGPAFSHPGVVTAVAVDPGGRWVATGGQEGVVRVWSATDAAAVGREFFHAGRVNGLAFGAGPSAGVLATASSDGTARFYDVETGLPLGPALRHTGAVLTVGFEPRGGIVATGSRDGSLTIWEAPRITNP; this is encoded by the coding sequence GTGGAGCCGACACCGAAGGGGCCCGGGGTCATTATCCCCGTCGGGCCGAACCTGTCCCAGACTGTGACCGCGGCGGGATGTCTACCCGCCCGCCGCATGATCTGGGCCGCCACCCCGGTAGGCCTGAACGTCTGGACGGGACCCTTTCTTCCTGGGTCGATTCCCGATCCGCCGGCGGACGTCGCACGTTTACCGGTCGGCCCCGCGGCCGTTGGCCCCAACGGAAACTGGGCCGTCCTCGCGGCGGCCGGGACCGAGTCGGCCTGGGTCTGTGATTTGACCCAGATCAAGAATGGCCGGAGCGTACGATTGGTGCCGGGAGTCGACCAGGTGCGGGCTTCCGACTTCCGGCTGGCGCCGGGCAGTCCGAAAGTGTGGCAGGATTTCCCCGCCCACAAGATTCATGTCGGTTCGATCAGCCGGGTGGGACCATTATCTGATCCGCGGTCGTTCTACACCGTGTCCAACGAGCCCGGTAGCACGGGCCGTCAGACGGACACGCTTGTCTTGTGGAAAGTTGAGCCCGACGGGAAAGCTGTCCGCGGGGGAGCCTGGCCGCTCCCGGATTCCTTGGCGTTCGCCCCTCATCCGGACGGTAAGCGGATGCTCGTCGGTGGCACCCTCGACCGACGGGCCGGATTCGTTGACCTGGCAACGGGAAAGGAAATCGGTCCGGCCTTCTCGCACCCCGGGGTCGTCACCGCCGTCGCGGTCGATCCGGGCGGCCGCTGGGTCGCGACCGGCGGCCAGGAAGGCGTCGTCCGCGTCTGGTCCGCGACCGACGCCGCGGCCGTCGGCCGGGAGTTTTTTCACGCCGGTCGGGTGAATGGGTTGGCGTTCGGAGCCGGCCCGTCAGCCGGCGTATTGGCGACGGCCAGTTCGGACGGGACGGCCCGGTTCTACGACGTCGAGACCGGCCTCCCGCTCGGCCCCGCCCTCCGGCACACGGGGGCGGTCCTGACGGTGGGGTTTGAACCCCGGGGCGGGATCGTCGCCACCGGCAGCCGGGACGGGTCGTTGACGATCTGGGAAGCGCCGCGGATAACGAACCCGTGA
- a CDS encoding RNA polymerase sigma factor, whose amino-acid sequence MDNARTSVTLLARLGGASADAPAWGEFLRRYGPQVLGWCRHFRLQDADAEDVAQDVLLRVSKQMKSFRYDPGRSFRGWLKTVTRAAWADWLEARRRGFVGGSGDTAARAALESVAARDDLVSRLEAEFDRELLDTATAQVRDRVEPQTWEAFRLTAIDGLSGAEAAEQLGMKVAAVYVAKGRVQKLLQEEVKNLDVSESTE is encoded by the coding sequence ATGGACAACGCCCGAACCAGCGTCACCCTGCTAGCCCGGCTCGGCGGGGCCAGTGCGGACGCACCGGCGTGGGGCGAGTTCCTGCGCCGGTACGGCCCGCAGGTTCTCGGGTGGTGCCGTCACTTTCGCTTGCAAGACGCCGACGCCGAAGACGTCGCCCAGGACGTCCTACTCCGTGTTTCCAAGCAGATGAAGTCGTTCCGATACGACCCAGGGCGGAGCTTCCGCGGCTGGCTCAAGACGGTCACGCGGGCGGCCTGGGCCGATTGGCTGGAGGCGCGCCGGCGCGGTTTCGTCGGGGGGAGCGGTGACACCGCCGCCCGGGCGGCCCTGGAGTCGGTCGCCGCCCGGGACGACCTCGTCAGCCGGCTGGAGGCCGAATTCGACCGGGAACTGCTCGACACGGCGACCGCGCAGGTCCGGGATCGGGTGGAACCGCAGACCTGGGAAGCGTTCCGGCTCACCGCGATCGACGGGTTGTCCGGCGCCGAGGCGGCCGAGCAGCTGGGGATGAAAGTGGCGGCCGTGTACGTGGCCAAGGGGCGCGTGCAGAAGCTCCTCCAGGAGGAGGTCAAGAATCTCGACGTGAGCGAATCGACCGAATGA
- a CDS encoding beta strand repeat-containing protein, producing MARRRPWWLRNRLRTQPVRRSPRLLCEVLEDRATPTIFTVNLLGDAGTSTGTTTGDLRYCINQINADSSNVDDSIIFALNGTIVLGGSPLEITQTTGTVTIDATGFDIAVDGNGASTVFVVDNGVTASFAGVTIQNGNGGNGNGGGIDNEGTLTLTDCTVTTSTAGFGGGILNDEGCSLSVINSTISGNTANFDGAGIENDGTLQVTGSTISGNACLSGQGESFGGGIDNNVTATVTDSTLTGNTASFGAGIDNTGIQLSVTYCTITGNTADTAGGGIETSNSPLTLSASIVSVNTAPTGPDIDTSGILPEIGTGNDGPPAIGVNDTTGPITDNGYNLLGTALDGQTVGTGDIFSDAPLLAPLGAYGGPTETMALLSGSPAIDAGDPATTSADQRGEPVFNNRRDIGAFESQGFTLTITGGNNQSTPADGSPFPDPLVVTVTANDPNVPVQGGIVTFTPPASGATAVITGSPATVQKDGTATVTAASDTTSGSYTIPATMPGAPSPANFSLTNTPLPQTIDFTISPPTVTYGNAPITLSATGGGSGNPVTFTVISGPGTLNGDVLTITGTGAIVVEANQAGNAQYSAAAPVDQTLTINPAVLDILPDVGQSKVYGAAIPTLTFTASGFVNGDSITGVTGALGTVATTASPVGSYAFTLGSLADPNYTLELDPASPTFAVTPATLDILPTAGQSKVYGAAVPTLTYTPSGLVNGDTNSVFSGSLGTIATSASPVGDYAFTLGTLAAGPNYTLQLDPASPTFAVTPATLDILPTAGQSKVYGAAVPSLTYTASGFVNGDTAAGLTGALGTVATSASPVGDYAFTLGTLADGPNYTLQLDPASPTFAVTPATLDILPTAGQSKVYGAAVPTLAYTPSGFVNGDTVAGLTGALGTVATSASPVGNYAFALGTLADANYTLALDPASPTFAVTPATLTIFPTDGQSKVYGAPVPTLTYTVSGFVNGDPQSILVGALGTVATESSPVGDYAFTLGTLTAGPNYSLVLDVPTFAVTPAPLTIQPDAGQSKVYGAAVPTLTYTVSGLVNGDTSSIVTGALGTDATSASPVGDDTFTLGTLAADSNYTLALGGANVSFAVTPAPLTVTANNATRYVDQANPAFTASYSGFVNGDGPSSLGGTLAFSTTAVGSSSPAGTYPITPSGLTSPNYTIQYVNGTLTVVSVLNPTVPLVAVGAGPGGGPRVEVFNPDGSLRFNFFAYDSSFRSGVSVATADVNGDGTDDIITGTGDGGGPEVEVFDGVTGQQILAFFAYDTSFRGGVWVSAGEVNGRPVIVTGAGTGGAPIVRLFDASTGVQIGQFVAGDVNSRGGVRVAFADDAGRPVIVTGAGPGEVATESVYDASTFQQLSTWQPYEPSFTGGIYVAAGENVDGSALIATGPGFGGGPRLELSNTSGDVQQNIFASTNELRNGLTVAIMPPPPQTGTLSVLTGAGNGVLKYTINSDGTITTGTPFAPFEPSFQGGVFVG from the coding sequence ATGGCACGTCGTCGCCCTTGGTGGCTCCGGAACCGGCTCCGAACGCAACCGGTTCGCCGGTCGCCCCGCCTGCTGTGTGAAGTTCTCGAGGACCGCGCGACTCCCACGATCTTTACCGTCAACCTTCTGGGCGACGCGGGAACCAGCACTGGCACAACTACTGGCGACTTGCGCTACTGCATCAATCAAATTAACGCCGACTCCTCGAACGTCGACGACAGCATTATTTTCGCCCTTAACGGCACGATCGTTCTCGGCGGCAGTCCGTTGGAAATCACCCAAACCACTGGCACCGTGACCATCGACGCGACTGGGTTCGACATCGCGGTCGACGGGAACGGAGCGAGTACGGTGTTCGTCGTCGATAACGGCGTCACCGCGTCCTTTGCGGGTGTCACCATCCAAAACGGGAACGGGGGGAACGGGAACGGCGGCGGGATCGACAATGAGGGAACCCTGACCCTGACAGACTGTACCGTCACAACCTCAACCGCAGGCTTCGGCGGCGGGATCTTAAACGACGAGGGCTGTAGCCTTTCCGTCATCAACAGCACGATTTCCGGGAACACAGCGAATTTCGACGGAGCCGGGATCGAAAACGACGGCACACTCCAGGTGACGGGCTCGACGATTTCGGGCAACGCCTGCTTGTCAGGTCAGGGGGAGAGCTTCGGCGGCGGGATCGACAACAATGTGACCGCCACCGTCACCGACAGCACCCTGACCGGCAACACTGCCAGTTTTGGCGCCGGCATCGACAACACCGGCATCCAGCTGTCGGTGACTTATTGCACGATCACCGGCAACACGGCCGATACCGCGGGCGGTGGGATTGAGACATCCAACAGTCCCCTGACCCTGTCCGCCAGTATCGTCTCGGTGAACACAGCCCCGACCGGCCCGGACATTGACACCTCCGGTATCCTTCCCGAAATAGGCACCGGAAACGACGGACCGCCCGCCATCGGCGTGAACGACACGACCGGCCCCATCACCGACAACGGCTACAACCTGCTCGGCACCGCCCTGGACGGGCAAACGGTCGGGACCGGCGACATCTTCAGCGACGCGCCGCTGCTCGCCCCGCTCGGCGCCTACGGCGGCCCGACCGAGACCATGGCCTTGCTCTCGGGCAGCCCGGCTATCGACGCCGGCGACCCGGCCACGACGAGCGCCGACCAGCGTGGCGAACCGGTGTTCAACAACCGCCGCGACATCGGGGCCTTCGAGAGCCAGGGGTTCACCCTCACGATCACCGGCGGCAACAACCAGTCGACGCCCGCCGACGGGTCCCCTTTCCCGGACCCGCTGGTCGTGACCGTGACCGCCAACGACCCGAACGTGCCGGTTCAGGGCGGGATTGTTACCTTTACGCCGCCGGCGAGCGGGGCCACCGCGGTCATCACCGGCAGTCCGGCCACGGTGCAAAAAGACGGCACCGCGACCGTCACCGCCGCGTCCGACACCACGAGCGGGTCTTACACCATCCCGGCCACGATGCCCGGCGCGCCGTCTCCGGCTAATTTTTCGCTGACCAACACGCCGCTGCCGCAAACCATCGACTTCACGATTTCGCCCCCCACTGTGACTTACGGAAACGCTCCGATCACCCTTTCGGCCACGGGCGGCGGCAGCGGCAATCCGGTAACGTTTACGGTCATCTCGGGGCCGGGTACGCTCAACGGCGACGTGCTGACGATCACGGGCACCGGGGCGATCGTCGTGGAGGCCAACCAGGCCGGGAACGCTCAGTATTCCGCGGCCGCCCCGGTCGACCAAACTCTGACCATTAATCCGGCCGTTTTGGACATCCTGCCGGACGTGGGGCAGTCGAAGGTTTACGGGGCGGCAATTCCGACACTCACGTTCACCGCGTCCGGCTTTGTTAACGGTGACTCGATCACCGGTGTGACGGGCGCGCTGGGAACGGTGGCGACCACGGCTAGCCCGGTCGGAAGCTATGCGTTCACGCTCGGCAGCCTCGCCGACCCGAACTACACCCTCGAACTCGACCCCGCGAGCCCCACCTTCGCCGTCACCCCGGCGACCCTGGATATCCTGCCGACCGCCGGCCAGTCGAAGGTGTACGGGGCGGCGGTGCCGACGCTCACATATACTCCGTCCGGCCTAGTGAACGGCGATACGAATTCCGTCTTCTCCGGGTCGCTTGGAACGATCGCGACCTCGGCCAGCCCGGTCGGGGATTATGCGTTTACCCTCGGCACCCTCGCCGCCGGCCCCAATTACACCCTCCAACTCGACCCCGCGAGTCCCACCTTCGCCGTCACCCCGGCGACCCTGGATATCCTGCCGACCGCCGGCCAGTCGAAGGTGTACGGGGCGGCGGTGCCGTCGCTCACTTACACGGCGTCTGGCTTCGTGAACGGTGACACCGCCGCTGGTCTGACGGGCGCGTTGGGTACAGTGGCCACGTCGGCCAGTCCGGTCGGGGATTACGCATTTACGCTCGGGACACTTGCCGATGGTCCCAACTACACCCTCCAACTCGACCCAGCGAGTCCCACCTTCGCCGTCACCCCGGCGACCCTGGATATCCTGCCGACCGCCGGCCAGTCGAAGGTGTATGGGGCGGCGGTTCCAACGCTCGCCTATACTCCGTCCGGCTTCGTGAACGGTGACACCGTCGCTGGCCTGACGGGGGCGTTGGGAACGGTGGCCACGTCGGCTAGCCCGGTTGGGAACTACGCGTTCGCCCTCGGCACCCTCGCGGATGCGAACTACACCCTCGCACTCGACCCCGCGAGCCCCACTTTCGCCGTCACCCCTGCGACCCTGACCATCTTCCCGACCGATGGACAATCGAAGGTGTACGGGGCCCCGGTCCCCACACTGACCTATACCGTCTCGGGGTTTGTCAACGGAGATCCCCAGTCGATCCTGGTCGGTGCGCTCGGCACGGTCGCCACCGAGTCGAGCCCGGTCGGGGATTATGCGTTCACCCTCGGCACCCTGACCGCCGGCCCGAACTACTCGCTGGTGCTCGATGTGCCCACGTTTGCCGTGACGCCCGCGCCCCTGACGATCCAGCCGGACGCCGGCCAGTCGAAGGTATACGGGGCGGCGGTGCCGACACTCACGTACACGGTTTCGGGACTGGTCAACGGCGATACGTCATCCATCGTGACAGGGGCGCTGGGGACCGACGCCACTTCGGCCAGCCCGGTCGGGGACGACACCTTTACCCTCGGAACGCTCGCCGCCGACTCGAATTACACCCTGGCACTGGGCGGCGCAAATGTCTCGTTCGCCGTGACCCCCGCCCCGTTGACCGTGACGGCCAACAACGCCACCCGCTACGTCGACCAGGCCAACCCGGCGTTCACCGCCAGCTACAGCGGCTTCGTGAACGGCGACGGCCCCTCCTCCCTGGGGGGCACGCTCGCCTTCAGCACGACCGCGGTCGGGAGTTCCAGCCCGGCGGGCACCTACCCGATCACCCCCTCCGGCCTGACCTCGCCCAACTACACGATCCAATACGTCAACGGCACGCTCACGGTCGTCAGCGTCCTGAACCCGACCGTTCCCCTCGTGGCGGTCGGTGCCGGGCCGGGCGGCGGGCCGCGGGTCGAAGTTTTCAATCCCGACGGTTCGCTCCGCTTCAACTTCTTCGCGTACGACAGCAGTTTCCGGTCGGGCGTGTCGGTAGCCACGGCGGACGTAAACGGCGACGGGACGGACGACATCATCACCGGCACCGGCGACGGCGGCGGCCCGGAAGTCGAGGTGTTCGACGGCGTCACCGGCCAACAGATCCTGGCCTTCTTCGCCTATGACACCAGCTTCCGCGGCGGAGTCTGGGTGTCGGCGGGTGAGGTGAACGGGCGGCCCGTGATTGTGACCGGGGCCGGCACTGGCGGAGCTCCCATCGTCAGGCTGTTCGACGCCTCAACGGGCGTTCAGATCGGCCAGTTCGTGGCCGGCGACGTTAACTCGCGGGGCGGCGTCCGGGTGGCTTTCGCGGACGACGCCGGGCGGCCCGTGATCGTGACCGGGGCCGGGCCGGGCGAAGTAGCGACGGAAAGTGTGTACGACGCCTCGACCTTCCAGCAACTGTCGACCTGGCAGCCGTACGAGCCCTCGTTCACCGGCGGGATCTATGTGGCGGCCGGCGAGAATGTGGACGGGTCGGCACTGATCGCGACGGGGCCGGGGTTCGGCGGCGGCCCGCGCCTGGAACTCTCCAATACGTCTGGCGACGTCCAGCAGAATATCTTCGCCAGTACCAACGAACTCCGCAACGGGCTCACCGTGGCGATCATGCCCCCGCCGCCCCAGACGGGGACGCTCTCGGTGCTGACCGGGGCGGGCAACGGCGTGCTGAAGTACACGATCAATTCCGACGGTACGATCACGACCGGGACGCCGTTCGCCCCCTTCGAGCCATCGTTCCAGGGCGGGGTATTCGTCGGCTGA
- a CDS encoding protein kinase domain-containing protein: MTECPTPDQLGRMIEGLLSPVEQTAVEDHVNHCPACQEALERLTSSPLSARLPAVDAYADTFIARVRAMTPSADLGRKPDAGPAPLPDVPGYEVQAEVGRGGMGVVYRARHRRLNRLVALKMLTDYGMTDPAVRLRFLIEAEAVAQLHHPNVVQVYEFGEHVGRPYLAMEYINGGSLADRLAAGPSFSPNRAAELVALLADAVAAAHHKGIIHRDLKPGNILISTEDDVSRHPDSTQRRTTNALEPEPGSTGPSLRPKVTDFGIARVGLSELTTTGEVLGTPSYMAPEQAAGQGSEVGTATDVYGLGTILYELLAGRPPFLGETAVDTLQKVVHDDVLPPRSVVPAVPRDLDTICLKCLAKDPRKRYLTTDVLAADLRAYLDGRTITARPARTWERAARFARRNPSPMAAALLVLACVVAAFVWVNEARRQAQADKKVAEDATEKKNEALDTARVSARDAKESAKSADAARTVAELRQAEARFFDSINRCESGDVNQGLVGLKEVNALAANLKDLGLARVTEWNITAWNARRPTELRPLDRPDSARPLTAAAFVSNGRVVVTGGGSNGLVRVWPEDGEAAWNFLPPDGRRDVVVGLFPAPKNRLYVVYESGSVSEWDLKARHAVQHDQAFRFLAPIRCAGITGSAQNASGELLAAAAADGTVQVWDLNRRTLLTRTDGVDSFRHFFRGPKKRRKPGQEPSTEPGPVPTAVTGVGFADSGNMILTAGEEEGVILLGIPRSIPSLLVDPTPNGKPDPNTPYHQFDLGGEVFSLAVDPTRQYFLAGGASAVSLWTIHDRDRPVWSRPHPDPVGALAFSPDFRLCVSADHAGNVRCWDFLSGALYTQFTYPGPVTAVAFHPAGGTFSWSPGATGRPHSGGCRPGSPRTSYTWSRHRRGPGSLSPSGRTCPRL, encoded by the coding sequence ATGACCGAGTGCCCCACGCCCGACCAGTTGGGGCGGATGATCGAGGGACTTCTCTCGCCCGTCGAGCAGACGGCGGTCGAGGACCATGTCAACCACTGCCCGGCGTGCCAGGAGGCACTGGAGCGACTCACGTCGTCCCCTCTTTCGGCCAGGCTGCCCGCCGTCGACGCGTACGCCGACACGTTCATCGCCCGGGTCCGGGCGATGACCCCGTCCGCCGATCTCGGCCGCAAGCCGGACGCGGGACCGGCCCCTCTCCCGGACGTCCCGGGGTACGAAGTTCAAGCGGAGGTCGGTCGTGGCGGGATGGGCGTGGTGTACCGGGCCCGACACCGCCGCTTGAACCGCCTGGTCGCCCTCAAGATGTTGACCGACTACGGCATGACGGACCCGGCCGTCCGCCTCCGGTTCCTCATCGAAGCGGAAGCCGTCGCCCAGCTCCACCACCCGAACGTGGTCCAGGTTTACGAATTCGGGGAACACGTCGGCCGACCCTACCTGGCGATGGAGTACATCAACGGCGGCAGCCTGGCCGACCGACTGGCGGCCGGCCCCTCGTTTTCCCCGAACCGGGCCGCCGAACTGGTCGCCCTGTTGGCCGACGCGGTCGCCGCCGCCCACCACAAGGGGATCATCCACCGCGACTTGAAGCCCGGTAATATCCTCATTTCCACCGAGGACGACGTCTCCCGCCACCCGGATTCGACCCAGCGGCGGACCACCAACGCCCTCGAACCGGAACCCGGCTCGACCGGCCCGTCACTCCGCCCGAAGGTGACCGACTTCGGGATCGCCCGGGTCGGATTGTCCGAACTAACGACGACGGGCGAGGTGCTCGGGACGCCGAGCTACATGGCACCGGAGCAAGCCGCCGGCCAGGGATCGGAGGTCGGTACCGCGACCGACGTGTACGGGCTCGGGACGATCCTCTACGAGCTGCTCGCGGGCCGCCCGCCGTTCCTCGGGGAAACGGCCGTCGATACCCTCCAAAAAGTCGTCCACGACGACGTGCTCCCGCCCCGCTCCGTCGTCCCGGCGGTCCCCCGCGACCTGGACACGATCTGTCTGAAGTGCCTCGCGAAAGACCCGCGGAAGCGATACCTCACGACCGACGTCCTGGCCGCCGACCTGCGGGCCTACCTGGACGGCCGGACCATCACGGCCCGCCCGGCGCGGACGTGGGAGCGGGCCGCCCGGTTCGCCCGCCGGAATCCGAGCCCGATGGCGGCCGCCCTCCTGGTCCTGGCCTGCGTGGTCGCGGCGTTCGTGTGGGTGAACGAGGCGCGGCGGCAGGCCCAGGCCGACAAGAAAGTCGCGGAAGACGCCACGGAGAAAAAAAACGAAGCTCTGGATACGGCGAGAGTCAGTGCACGGGATGCCAAAGAGAGTGCGAAAAGTGCCGACGCCGCTCGAACGGTGGCCGAGTTGCGGCAAGCCGAGGCCCGATTTTTTGATTCGATCAACCGGTGCGAGAGCGGAGACGTTAACCAGGGGTTGGTCGGGCTCAAAGAGGTGAACGCGCTAGCAGCCAATCTCAAGGATCTGGGGCTCGCTCGGGTGACGGAATGGAACATCACCGCGTGGAACGCCCGGCGACCAACCGAACTGCGCCCGCTGGACCGCCCCGACTCGGCTCGCCCTTTGACCGCGGCGGCGTTCGTGAGCAACGGCCGCGTGGTCGTCACGGGCGGTGGGAGTAACGGACTGGTCCGCGTCTGGCCGGAAGACGGTGAAGCGGCTTGGAACTTTCTGCCGCCGGACGGCCGCCGGGACGTCGTCGTGGGCCTTTTCCCGGCCCCGAAGAACCGGCTCTACGTGGTCTACGAGTCCGGGTCCGTCAGCGAGTGGGACTTGAAGGCTCGTCACGCCGTCCAACACGACCAGGCGTTCCGGTTCCTCGCCCCGATCCGGTGTGCCGGTATCACGGGTTCGGCACAAAACGCGTCCGGCGAGTTGCTGGCAGCCGCGGCGGCCGACGGCACCGTCCAGGTGTGGGATTTGAACAGACGAACACTCCTGACCCGAACGGACGGCGTCGACTCGTTCCGACATTTTTTCCGGGGCCCGAAAAAGCGGAGGAAACCCGGGCAGGAACCGTCCACAGAACCCGGGCCGGTTCCGACGGCCGTCACCGGTGTCGGGTTCGCGGACAGTGGAAACATGATCCTGACCGCCGGGGAAGAAGAAGGCGTGATCCTTCTCGGCATACCGCGCAGCATCCCCAGTCTCCTGGTCGACCCGACGCCGAACGGGAAGCCCGACCCGAACACGCCGTACCACCAGTTCGATCTGGGCGGGGAAGTGTTTTCCCTGGCCGTGGACCCGACCCGGCAATATTTCCTGGCGGGCGGGGCCTCGGCCGTCAGCTTGTGGACGATCCACGACCGCGACCGCCCGGTCTGGTCCCGCCCGCACCCGGACCCGGTCGGGGCCCTCGCGTTCAGCCCGGACTTCCGACTCTGTGTCAGTGCCGACCACGCGGGCAACGTCCGCTGCTGGGACTTCCTCTCCGGGGCTCTCTACACCCAGTTCACCTATCCCGGCCCGGTCACCGCGGTCGCGTTTCATCCGGCCGGGGGGACGTTCTCCTGGTCGCCGGGCGCGACGGGTCGGCCGCACTCTGGCGGCTGCCGTCCCGGATCACCCAGAACGTCTTACACGTGGAGCCGACACCGAAGGGGCCCGGGGTCATTATCCCCGTCGGGCCGAACCTGTCCCAGACTGTGA